accacttatctgcccttcagggagcacggcgcagaacgcgcgtttgctctccgacgtccgttcgctccccgtgagagcacgcgtccctcgccccctttcactcgcacatacagcgtccgtagcgcggcgacgatttcatcgggtagcggctgggaggttttcgaGGAGATCAGAACGTTGAGTCGAGTCCAACTTCTCCACCTGCGCGGACGTGTGTGTGCTTTGCTGCGGCGAGTGCGGCACGAACCGCGTGCTTCCCGACGTCCCCGACGTGCCGTGCATGGCTTGCACGGGACCAAGGACCACGGCCCCCCATCTCCAAGCTTGTGCTTGGCCTTCTCCGCTTGTGTGGCGAATCCCAGCCTGCTGGACCCGTATGCGCCcgagtgcttttctttttttttttccgttcgcGCGTGCCACGTGTCCCTCACTGTGCGGGTGCTTCGTGCGCCACGTGTTTGCGCTACGCGGGTGCACACTGCGCTTCCACCCTGTGCTGCCCAcgtttgcttttgttttttttttgagctccACGCGAGCGCCAGCCTCCCCCACGTGCGCGTGCTTGTGCAGTGCCCGTGCGGCGAGCGATAGCCCGTCCCTGTGCCCGCAAGTACCCACGCGCCATGGAGAACTTCGTGTCCCCCTCCGCCCGAGCTCCCCGCAAGGGGCACCGACGCTCGGCCAGTGCGACGGCGCCTTTACCGCAGTCCTTGGGCCTGGAGCTTCAGCTACGCTATGACGCCCAGGCAAGGGCTGCGGAAATCGTCGACCAGTGGATCGCCAAGCAGGCCGCGGCCACCCAGTGCCAATCCGGCACGACCGACACTGCCGCCGACGTTCCGGCTCCTTCGGGAGAGGCCGCAGACCATCTCCCCGCGGCCACACCACCTCCCGCGGCACTGCAGCCCTCGGATACCATGGAGCCAACCATGGTAGAGCTCCCCGTGACCTCCGATGAGGAGGATATGGATGAAACAACCACCCGGAAGCGCGGCCGAGACAGCGAGGATGAGGAGGAACTTCCCAAGGAGTCAAAGGGCCTCGGGGCCCACTCCAACTCTAAGCGGAAGCCACTGACACCATCATCCACCCCTGCTGCTACCGAACTAGTTCCGGCCGCGGCTACCAGTGCAGAGGGGCCTGCGGCCAGCACCCCTACTGCAAAAAAGACCTCTCCACCTGCTGCTCCTGGCAAGCCAGCTTCTACCACCCCGGGAGTTGCTGCTTCCCAGAAGACGGCAGAACCACAACAGCCTGAGCCGCGCCGAAAGGCACCGCCTCATATCGCCGCCGACTTCCTGAAAAGGGACCAGCAGCCAGCCACTAATGTGGCTACTAAAAAGCAGCTGAAGAAAACGGCCAAGGGCAAGCGCTCCCAACCGGCTGGCAGCCCCCAGGCCAGTTCCAGCTCGTCGCAGGGCGCCCCACCGGCGACCCCAGCAACCCCCCACAGCAGGCTGGCCCCAGACAGCGGAACCCTGAAGCCTCCACCAACCTGGCGGGAGCCAGTGAACCTGCAGGCAGCACCCCAGAGGTTCCTGACGACTTCTGTCTGGTGATGTCCCGCGCTGCCCGCCGCCGCAACAGATCCACCGTGGCCCTGCCTGCAGATCCCGCCGTGGCATGTACGGCCCTGTTCCGGCCCTCCGAGAAGGGCGGATCCTTTGCCAAGGAATCGCGCCTTGCACTGGCCAGTGCCCTAGCGACCATCGAGGGAGTGACGGCGGTGCGTGTGAACGCCAAACGAAACGTGGTCGCCGCAGATGCAGCAATGCAAAGCTGCCTCGAGGTGCTGCTGGCCACCACCGAGCTCCGTGGCATCCCTGTGGCTGCCCGCCTGCCCGCGGACCGCACGAGGAGCACAGGGTTTGTCCACAGGAGTTGATGGAAGCCACAGCGATGCAGAGCTACTGGAGGGAATCCAGAGTAGCATCCCCGTCCTGGCTGCCACTCGTCAGGAGAGCACAGTGGTCCTCCGGTTCGCCGGCCCTCTTCCTCCTGAGAGTGTCAGCATCTTCCGGCTTCGCTTCACCGTGCGGGCAGCCCGCCCTCGTCCACTCCAGTGCCAGCAGTGCGGACGCCTTGGCCACGTAGCAGCCGCGTGCAGATGGCCCAACAGCTGCAAGAACTGCAGCCGCACGCACCCGGCTGCAGAACCCTGCAGCAGCCAGGCCCGCTGCACCAACTGCGGAGGAAACCACCCTGCCtgtactcctgcctgccccagatggcaggaggaacgcaaggTGGCCACCATCCTGGCTACCTCCTCAGTGCCACTGTCCAGACATGCAGTCCGGACAATGGTGCGAGAGGGCAACTCTACGGCTACACCAGTCAGCACTtacgcccaagttgctgctgGCCACCGACACCAGCCCCCCAGGCACCCCAGTCTTCCACGGCCCCCGGCGGGCAGCCAGCCACTCCCGCTGCCCAACCAGCAGCCAAGGCGACCCGTCCCCCGGCGACTCCTCCTGCTGCTGACCCTAGGGACGCCATCATTGCCTCCCTGCAGCTCACCCTCCGAGCGGTGGGCGAGCTCCTCCCAGCGGACAGCCCGCTGAAATCCCTCTGCCTCCAGGCTGGGGGACTGCAGGGAAACAAGGCCAACCATGGctagagaccgaggaagcagtcggcgtccacgggtgctgcagtggaacgcgaattcactgcggcggcggcaggcggaGCTGTGCTTACATCTCCTCCAGGAGGAGTACGACGtgctcgcactgcaggaggtgtacgtgACGGCAGGAACCCTACGCTTGCCAGGCTACGTGGAACACCTGAGCACCACCTCCTGCACTCTCGACACGTGCACTGCGGCACCCTGCCGGACGGCCGGCCACGACCAGGGAGCAGCCCGATGTGCCGTGTTCGTGCGCACGAGCATCCCCCACGCTGCAGTTCCTGTGGATGACCTGGCCGGGGGCGCGATGGAGTGCTGCGCGGTCACTGTTCGCATAGGCTCGTGCGACACGACCGTGGCCAGCATATACATCCGCCCCCGCCTCGCCTGGGATGCCACCAGCCTCCTGCAGCTGGCAAGCCGCCTGGGGAAAGATTCCCTCCTCTGTGGAGACGTCAATGCCCACCACACAGCCTGGAGAGGACGACGCTGCTGTACTCGTGGCCGTGCCATCGCGGACATCTGCCTTCGCGCAGGCCTCCTGATCCTCAACAGCGGAGAGGCAACCTCAGTCGCAAGACTGAGGCCATAGACCTCAGTCTTGCGACTGAACGCTGTGCGTACACCTGGACAGTCGGCCCTGACACATGGGGGTCCGACCACTTCCCTGTCATCCTCTGCCATGACACTGGCCGGACCCCCCGAAGCAGGGTCTGCTCCACGGTGAACTGGGCCCACTTCAGGAGACGCTGCGCAGGCGATCCTGCGGATGGCGATTTCTTTAGCCACATAAAGAACAGTGCCACGGCCGCCACCGTAGTGTCACGAGTGCAGCCAGGACGTCCCGTTGCTGACCTCCGGCAGCTGAACCTCTGGGCCGCAAGGAGGAGGGCAGAACGCCGGGCCATCTGCACGGCTGACCAGGGAGACTGGACCACCTACCGGAGGCTGGATGCTGTATGCAGACGTCACGCCAACCAGCGCCGTCGGCAGAGCTGGGCGGGAGTCTGCAACTCCATCTCCTCTGCCACAAGCAGCTCAACGGCGTGGCGTTTGCTACGAGCACTCCAGCAGGGCCCAAGCATCCGACAACCCATCCTGGCCGTTGCTGTATCTATGGGGATGACAGAGACGGCTCTGGCTGACCTCCTGGCCAGCCACTTTGCCACCCGGCCACCTGTACCGACCCCTGATCCAGCCAGCATGGTGAGAGCCGCACCAATGTACACCACCCACCACTCGGACTGGACGATGGAGTGCGTGGCGGCCCTATGCAATGAGCCTTTCCAGCTCCATGAGCTGACCAAGGCCCTCGACCGTTCCAGGCGGCGAagcgccccgggagcagacgggataaccttccagatgctccgcaacctggcggaCGCTGAGAAGGCCCGGCTCC
This Dermacentor silvarum isolate Dsil-2018 chromosome 6, BIME_Dsil_1.4, whole genome shotgun sequence DNA region includes the following protein-coding sequences:
- the LOC119456739 gene encoding proteoglycan 4-like, which translates into the protein MENFVSPSARAPRKGHRRSASATAPLPQSLGLELQLRYDAQARAAEIVDQWIAKQAAATQCQSGTTDTAADVPAPSGEAADHLPAATPPPAALQPSDTMEPTMVELPVTSDEEDMDETTTRKRGRDSEDEEELPKESKGLGAHSNSKRKPLTPSSTPAATELVPAAATSAEGPAASTPTAKKTSPPAAPGKPASTTPGVAASQKTAEPQQPEPRRKAPPHIAADFLKRDQQPATNVATKKQLKKTAKGKRSQPAGSPQASSSSSQGAPPATPATPHSRLAPDSGTLKPPPTWREPVNLQAAPQRFLTTSVW